Proteins from one Dioscorea cayenensis subsp. rotundata cultivar TDr96_F1 unplaced genomic scaffold, TDr96_F1_v2_PseudoChromosome.rev07_lg8_w22 25.fasta BLBR01000032.1, whole genome shotgun sequence genomic window:
- the LOC120253287 gene encoding endoglucanase 25-like isoform X1, translating to MDDNTDLFIHTVHGAGRLLPSGNRWNSIELDYNLLPTSSHNDDHFTTTSSLYSKSFTFNLTITDKSHFKRFLYIFIALLLTIIFLVLLLSFLPHKHHDSLPSTNLPFTLKQALLFFDAQKSGQINNSLVKFRGDSGLQDGHYRQINASLVGGFYDSGNNVKFSFPTAYTITLLSWTVIEYHEKYEAMNELEHVKDIIKWGTDYLLKLFVPSNSTATPNLIYSQVGSANISSSSENDMSCWQRPEDMKYARPVSVCGASATDLAGEIAAALAAASLVFTDRKSYSLKLIQASESLFNLAKNSGKKQTYTMDVACGGEASNYYNSSGYLDELVWGATWLFFATGDRSYLGYATDSFDSALIEELVPDHGVFYWNNKLAAIAVLMTRLRYLLDPGFPYTTVLTKCSELTNNLMCSYLSAPEKFSMTPAGLILLKPNSSTSLELASTAAFLTKIYSDYLDSIKIEGGACGDDLYSLDDLQNFAESQASTFHTLFDQMNYILGNNPMKMSYVVGVGSEYPKQVYHRGASIPWDGKQYGCVEGKRWRDSKEANPNVLLGAMVRGPDKEDGFSDDRNRPEYTEPSIASNAGLVAALIGLLDHPSSTTSRIDRDAMFANIS from the exons ATGGATGACAACACTGATCTCTTCATCCACACCGTCCATGGCGCCGGCCGTCTTCTTCCCTCCGGCAACCGTTGGAACTCCATTGAACTTGACTACAACCTCCTCCCAACTTCTTCACACAATGATGATCACTTCACTACTACTTCTTCACTCTACTCCAAATCCTTCACTTTCAATCTCACTATAACTGATAAGTCTCACTTCAAACGTTTCCTTTATATCTTCATTGCTCTTCTCCTCACCATCATCttccttgttcttctcctctccTTCTTGCCTCACAAACACCATGACTCTCTCCCTTCAACCAACTTGCCTTTCACTCTCAAACAagctcttttgttttttgatgcTCAGAAGT CTGGACAAATAAACAACAGCTTGGTGAAGTTCCGGGGAGATTCCGGTTTGCAAGACGGGCATTACCGACAGATAAACGCTAGTCTTGTCGGAGGTTTTTATGACTCCGGCAACAATGTTAAGTTCAGCTTTCCCACAGCTTACACCATCACACTTCTTAGTTGGACTGTGATTGAGTATCATGAAAAGTATGAAGCCATGAATGAGCTTGAACATGTCAAAGATATCATCAAATGGGGAACTGATTATCTTCTCAAGCTCTTTGTTCCATCCAATTCTACTGCAACTCCAAACTTAATATATTCTCAG GTTGGGAGTGCAAACATTAGCTCAAGTTCAGAAAATGATATGAGTTGCTGGCAAAGACCAGAAGACATGAAGTATGCTCGTCCTGTTTCAGTCTGTGGAGCTTCAGCTACTGATCTTGCAGGAGAGATTGCTGCAGCATTAGCAGCTGCATCTCTGGTTTTTACTGACAGGAAATCATACTCCTTAAAATTGATTCAAGCCTCTGAGAGCTTGTTCAATTTGGCTAAAAACAGTGGAAAGAAACAAACATATACCATGGATGTAGCTTGTGGTGGTGAAGCTAGCAATTACTACAATTCCTCTGGTTACTTAGATGAGCTTGTGTGGGGAGCTACATGGTTGTTCTTCGCCACCGGGGACCGTTCATATCTCGGGTATGCTACCGACAGCTTCGATTCGGCATTGATTGAAGAGCTTGTGCCTGATCATGGTGTTTTTTACTGGAATAACAAGCTTGCAGCCATTGCA GTTTTGATGACAAGACTGAGATATCTACTTGATCCTGGTTTTCCTTATACCACAGTTCTAACAAAATGCTCTGAATTAACTAACAATCTAATGTGTTCTTACCTCTCTGCTCCTGAAAAGTTCAGTATGACTCCTG CTGGATTGATACTTTTAAAGCCAAATAGCAGCACATCATTGGAGCTTGCTTCAACTGCAGCATTCCTAACCAAAATCTACAGTGATTACTTAGACAGCATCAAAATTGAAGGTGGAGCTTGTGGTGATGATTTATATTCACTGGATGATCTTCAAAACTTTGCTGAATCACAGGCAAGTACATTCCATACAT TATTTGATCAGATGAATTACATACTGGGGAACAATCCAATGAAAATGAGCTATGTTGTGGGAGTTGGTAGTGAATATCCAAAGCAAGTGTACCATAGAGGAGCATCAATACCATGGGATGGAAAACAGTATGGTTGTGTGGAAGGCAAGAGATGGAGAGACTCTAAAGAGGCTAATCCTAATGTGCTTCTTGGAGCAATGGTGAGAGGTCCAGACAAAGAAGATGGCTTCTCTGATGACCGGAACCGGCCGGAGTACACCGAGCCTAGCATTGCTAGCAATGCCGGCCTAGTTGCCGCCCTTATAGGTCTTCTTGATCATCCTAGTAGCACAACAAGTAGAATAGATAGAGATGCAATGTTTGCTAATATTTCTTAG
- the LOC120253287 gene encoding endoglucanase 25-like isoform X3: protein MDDNTDLFIHTVHGAGRLLPSGNRWNSIELDYNLLPTSSHNDDHFTTTSSLYSKSFTFNLTITDKSHFKRFLYIFIALLLTIIFLVLLLSFLPHKHHDSLPSTNLPFTLKQALLFFDAQKSGQINNSLVKFRGDSGLQDGHYRQINASLVGGFYDSGNNVKFSFPTAYTITLLSWTVIEYHEKYEAMNELEHVKDIIKWGTDYLLKLFVPSNSTATPNLIYSQVGSANISSSSENDMSCWQRPEDMKYARPVSVCGASATDLAGEIAAALAAASLVFTDRKSYSLKLIQASESLFNLAKNSGKKQTYTMDVACGGEASNYYNSSGYLDELVWGATWLFFATGDRSYLGYATDSFDSALIEELVPDHGVFYWNNKLAAIAVLMTRLRYLLDPGFPYTTVLTKCSELTNNLMCSYLSAPEKFSMTPAGLILLKPNSSTSLELASTAAFLTKIYSDYLDSIKIEGGACGDDLYSLDDLQNFAESQYLIR from the exons ATGGATGACAACACTGATCTCTTCATCCACACCGTCCATGGCGCCGGCCGTCTTCTTCCCTCCGGCAACCGTTGGAACTCCATTGAACTTGACTACAACCTCCTCCCAACTTCTTCACACAATGATGATCACTTCACTACTACTTCTTCACTCTACTCCAAATCCTTCACTTTCAATCTCACTATAACTGATAAGTCTCACTTCAAACGTTTCCTTTATATCTTCATTGCTCTTCTCCTCACCATCATCttccttgttcttctcctctccTTCTTGCCTCACAAACACCATGACTCTCTCCCTTCAACCAACTTGCCTTTCACTCTCAAACAagctcttttgttttttgatgcTCAGAAGT CTGGACAAATAAACAACAGCTTGGTGAAGTTCCGGGGAGATTCCGGTTTGCAAGACGGGCATTACCGACAGATAAACGCTAGTCTTGTCGGAGGTTTTTATGACTCCGGCAACAATGTTAAGTTCAGCTTTCCCACAGCTTACACCATCACACTTCTTAGTTGGACTGTGATTGAGTATCATGAAAAGTATGAAGCCATGAATGAGCTTGAACATGTCAAAGATATCATCAAATGGGGAACTGATTATCTTCTCAAGCTCTTTGTTCCATCCAATTCTACTGCAACTCCAAACTTAATATATTCTCAG GTTGGGAGTGCAAACATTAGCTCAAGTTCAGAAAATGATATGAGTTGCTGGCAAAGACCAGAAGACATGAAGTATGCTCGTCCTGTTTCAGTCTGTGGAGCTTCAGCTACTGATCTTGCAGGAGAGATTGCTGCAGCATTAGCAGCTGCATCTCTGGTTTTTACTGACAGGAAATCATACTCCTTAAAATTGATTCAAGCCTCTGAGAGCTTGTTCAATTTGGCTAAAAACAGTGGAAAGAAACAAACATATACCATGGATGTAGCTTGTGGTGGTGAAGCTAGCAATTACTACAATTCCTCTGGTTACTTAGATGAGCTTGTGTGGGGAGCTACATGGTTGTTCTTCGCCACCGGGGACCGTTCATATCTCGGGTATGCTACCGACAGCTTCGATTCGGCATTGATTGAAGAGCTTGTGCCTGATCATGGTGTTTTTTACTGGAATAACAAGCTTGCAGCCATTGCA GTTTTGATGACAAGACTGAGATATCTACTTGATCCTGGTTTTCCTTATACCACAGTTCTAACAAAATGCTCTGAATTAACTAACAATCTAATGTGTTCTTACCTCTCTGCTCCTGAAAAGTTCAGTATGACTCCTG CTGGATTGATACTTTTAAAGCCAAATAGCAGCACATCATTGGAGCTTGCTTCAACTGCAGCATTCCTAACCAAAATCTACAGTGATTACTTAGACAGCATCAAAATTGAAGGTGGAGCTTGTGGTGATGATTTATATTCACTGGATGATCTTCAAAACTTTGCTGAATCACAG TATTTGATCAGATGA
- the LOC120253287 gene encoding endoglucanase 25-like isoform X2, translating to MDDNTDLFIHTVHGAGRLLPSGNRWNSIELDYNLLPTSSHNDDHFTTTSSLYSKSFTFNLTITDKSHFKRFLYIFIALLLTIIFLVLLLSFLPHKHHDSLPSTNLPFTLKQALLFFDAQKSGQINNSLVKFRGDSGLQDGHYRQINASLVGGFYDSGNNVKFSFPTAYTITLLSWTVIEYHEKYEAMNELEHVKDIIKWGTDYLLKLFVPSNSTATPNLIYSQVGSANISSSSENDMSCWQRPEDMKYARPVSVCGASATDLAGEIAAALAAASLVFTDRKSYSLKLIQASESLFNLAKNSGKKQTYTMDVACGGEASNYYNSSGYLDELVWGATWLFFATGDRSYLGYATDSFDSALIEELVPDHGVFYWNNKLAAIAVLMTRLRYLLDPGFPYTTVLTKCSELTNNLMCSYLSAPEKFSMTPAGLILLKPNSSTSLELASTAAFLTKIYSDYLDSIKIEGGACGDDLYSLDDLQNFAESQMNYILGNNPMKMSYVVGVGSEYPKQVYHRGASIPWDGKQYGCVEGKRWRDSKEANPNVLLGAMVRGPDKEDGFSDDRNRPEYTEPSIASNAGLVAALIGLLDHPSSTTSRIDRDAMFANIS from the exons ATGGATGACAACACTGATCTCTTCATCCACACCGTCCATGGCGCCGGCCGTCTTCTTCCCTCCGGCAACCGTTGGAACTCCATTGAACTTGACTACAACCTCCTCCCAACTTCTTCACACAATGATGATCACTTCACTACTACTTCTTCACTCTACTCCAAATCCTTCACTTTCAATCTCACTATAACTGATAAGTCTCACTTCAAACGTTTCCTTTATATCTTCATTGCTCTTCTCCTCACCATCATCttccttgttcttctcctctccTTCTTGCCTCACAAACACCATGACTCTCTCCCTTCAACCAACTTGCCTTTCACTCTCAAACAagctcttttgttttttgatgcTCAGAAGT CTGGACAAATAAACAACAGCTTGGTGAAGTTCCGGGGAGATTCCGGTTTGCAAGACGGGCATTACCGACAGATAAACGCTAGTCTTGTCGGAGGTTTTTATGACTCCGGCAACAATGTTAAGTTCAGCTTTCCCACAGCTTACACCATCACACTTCTTAGTTGGACTGTGATTGAGTATCATGAAAAGTATGAAGCCATGAATGAGCTTGAACATGTCAAAGATATCATCAAATGGGGAACTGATTATCTTCTCAAGCTCTTTGTTCCATCCAATTCTACTGCAACTCCAAACTTAATATATTCTCAG GTTGGGAGTGCAAACATTAGCTCAAGTTCAGAAAATGATATGAGTTGCTGGCAAAGACCAGAAGACATGAAGTATGCTCGTCCTGTTTCAGTCTGTGGAGCTTCAGCTACTGATCTTGCAGGAGAGATTGCTGCAGCATTAGCAGCTGCATCTCTGGTTTTTACTGACAGGAAATCATACTCCTTAAAATTGATTCAAGCCTCTGAGAGCTTGTTCAATTTGGCTAAAAACAGTGGAAAGAAACAAACATATACCATGGATGTAGCTTGTGGTGGTGAAGCTAGCAATTACTACAATTCCTCTGGTTACTTAGATGAGCTTGTGTGGGGAGCTACATGGTTGTTCTTCGCCACCGGGGACCGTTCATATCTCGGGTATGCTACCGACAGCTTCGATTCGGCATTGATTGAAGAGCTTGTGCCTGATCATGGTGTTTTTTACTGGAATAACAAGCTTGCAGCCATTGCA GTTTTGATGACAAGACTGAGATATCTACTTGATCCTGGTTTTCCTTATACCACAGTTCTAACAAAATGCTCTGAATTAACTAACAATCTAATGTGTTCTTACCTCTCTGCTCCTGAAAAGTTCAGTATGACTCCTG CTGGATTGATACTTTTAAAGCCAAATAGCAGCACATCATTGGAGCTTGCTTCAACTGCAGCATTCCTAACCAAAATCTACAGTGATTACTTAGACAGCATCAAAATTGAAGGTGGAGCTTGTGGTGATGATTTATATTCACTGGATGATCTTCAAAACTTTGCTGAATCACAG ATGAATTACATACTGGGGAACAATCCAATGAAAATGAGCTATGTTGTGGGAGTTGGTAGTGAATATCCAAAGCAAGTGTACCATAGAGGAGCATCAATACCATGGGATGGAAAACAGTATGGTTGTGTGGAAGGCAAGAGATGGAGAGACTCTAAAGAGGCTAATCCTAATGTGCTTCTTGGAGCAATGGTGAGAGGTCCAGACAAAGAAGATGGCTTCTCTGATGACCGGAACCGGCCGGAGTACACCGAGCCTAGCATTGCTAGCAATGCCGGCCTAGTTGCCGCCCTTATAGGTCTTCTTGATCATCCTAGTAGCACAACAAGTAGAATAGATAGAGATGCAATGTTTGCTAATATTTCTTAG